In Pseudomonas lalkuanensis, the following are encoded in one genomic region:
- a CDS encoding Ig-like domain-containing protein: protein MFKWPGILTVALGLLIGLPVAEAQLAAVDLGPYTAASGYFPRWYQDDLGVPLELCLSKARSSRVPGSFMCTLLPTPGVFDGAKPIAFPANFPDESFWMLAETAIDDPGNGLQLDTYVAGVEAAFAAEVPRQGDQQSFARIRIRATVPVAGTYTVTHPYGVDTFTVTAPGRRAINLTRDIGIGAPGDFTGALAGDIGPFLHRDGPLYTETNPETGETETFIGDPNLAERVTGSPFGTNFIRIDGPNGLSIETDLFNLSGKVFTGGIASQIGVDRATYSRDAQRTWISVFANSGANATLCFRESLELVGDPPSPCQFQMTGDGSGHFFGQDIAPASLPPFVLVTANDTNASATTQTQPLVDVVNITQARYSWPDKTLTVEARSSDEVEIPTMVTEGFGRLLPVSGATQRLVAVGIEQPPAKITVKSAAGGRDTEFVVIEGSPFPRPANQPPVANPDSASTTAGVPLTLALTANDSDPDGNLPLIIDNVGSVAIGNLVQSGNGSVIYNPPAQVATTQTLTFTYQVRDNLGALSVPALVTLTVRPNLAPVVANDTATTSAGAPVTINVLANDADPEGNAMTVVNLTQPAAGSGTASTNGTTVTYAPPASLNAPLTVTFTYQVQDAIGAASTTATVTVTVNPATAADTLAITTANAKTGNNGRASWDIQGTTSRPQGNQIRIEVTTTRGVVQLGTATPAGNGRWRLSVNNSTTFIPSATPSATVRSTFGGVSTAPISLR from the coding sequence ATGTTCAAATGGCCAGGAATACTCACCGTGGCGCTGGGCCTGCTCATCGGCCTGCCGGTCGCCGAGGCGCAACTGGCAGCGGTGGACCTTGGCCCCTATACCGCCGCCAGCGGCTACTTTCCGCGCTGGTACCAGGACGACCTGGGCGTGCCCCTGGAGCTGTGCCTGTCCAAGGCGCGCAGCTCGCGGGTGCCGGGCAGCTTCATGTGCACGCTGCTGCCGACCCCCGGTGTCTTCGACGGCGCCAAGCCAATCGCCTTCCCCGCCAACTTCCCCGATGAAAGCTTCTGGATGCTCGCGGAAACCGCCATCGACGACCCCGGCAACGGGCTGCAGCTGGATACCTACGTGGCCGGTGTCGAGGCGGCCTTCGCCGCCGAGGTGCCGCGCCAGGGCGACCAGCAGAGCTTCGCGCGCATCCGCATCCGCGCCACGGTTCCGGTGGCCGGGACCTACACCGTCACCCACCCCTATGGCGTGGACACCTTCACGGTCACCGCGCCCGGCCGGCGCGCGATCAACCTGACCCGCGACATCGGCATCGGCGCACCCGGCGACTTCACTGGCGCCCTGGCCGGCGACATCGGCCCCTTCCTCCATCGTGACGGCCCGCTGTACACGGAAACCAACCCGGAAACCGGCGAGACGGAAACTTTCATCGGCGACCCGAACCTGGCCGAGCGAGTGACCGGCAGCCCCTTCGGCACCAACTTCATACGCATCGACGGGCCCAACGGGCTGTCCATCGAAACCGACCTGTTCAACCTGTCCGGCAAGGTGTTCACCGGCGGCATCGCCAGCCAGATCGGCGTCGACCGCGCGACCTACAGCCGCGATGCCCAGCGCACCTGGATATCGGTGTTCGCCAACTCCGGCGCCAATGCCACCCTGTGCTTCCGCGAGAGCCTCGAGCTGGTGGGCGACCCGCCGTCACCCTGCCAGTTCCAGATGACCGGCGATGGCAGCGGCCACTTCTTCGGCCAGGACATCGCCCCGGCCAGCCTGCCGCCCTTCGTGCTGGTCACCGCCAATGACACCAACGCCTCGGCGACCACCCAGACCCAGCCGCTGGTCGACGTCGTCAACATCACCCAGGCCCGCTACTCCTGGCCGGACAAGACGCTGACGGTAGAGGCGCGCTCCAGCGATGAAGTCGAGATTCCGACCATGGTGACCGAGGGCTTCGGACGCTTGCTGCCGGTCAGTGGCGCGACCCAGCGCCTGGTGGCCGTGGGCATCGAGCAGCCGCCGGCGAAGATCACGGTGAAGTCCGCCGCAGGCGGCAGGGACACCGAGTTCGTGGTCATCGAAGGCAGCCCCTTCCCCCGTCCGGCCAACCAGCCGCCCGTGGCCAATCCGGACAGCGCCAGCACCACCGCCGGCGTGCCGTTGACCCTGGCCCTGACCGCCAACGACAGCGACCCGGACGGCAACCTGCCGCTGATCATCGACAACGTTGGCAGCGTCGCCATTGGCAACCTGGTGCAGAGCGGCAACGGCTCGGTGATCTACAACCCGCCAGCGCAGGTCGCCACGACACAGACGCTGACCTTCACCTATCAGGTCCGAGACAATCTCGGTGCCCTCTCCGTCCCGGCCCTGGTGACCCTCACCGTGCGGCCGAACCTGGCGCCGGTGGTCGCCAACGACACCGCCACCACCAGCGCCGGCGCGCCGGTGACGATCAATGTCCTGGCCAATGACGCGGACCCGGAAGGCAACGCCATGACCGTGGTGAACCTGACCCAGCCGGCGGCCGGGAGCGGAACCGCCAGCACCAATGGCACGACGGTGACCTACGCCCCGCCGGCAAGCCTGAACGCCCCCTTGACCGTCACCTTCACCTACCAGGTGCAGGACGCCATCGGCGCCGCCTCGACCACCGCAACGGTGACCGTGACGGTGAACCCGGCGACGGCCGCCGATACCCTGGCGATCACCACTGCGAACGCGAAGACAGGCAACAACGGGCGCGCTTCCTGGGACATCCAGGGCACCACGTCGCGGCCCCAGGGCAACCAGATCCGCATCGAGGTCACCACGACGCGGGGCGTGGTGCAGCTGGGCACCGCCACCCCGGCCGGCAATGGCCGCTGGAGACTGTCGGTGAACAACTCCACCACCTTCATCCCCAGTGCCACCCCCAGCGCTACGGTCCGTTCCACCTTCGGCGGCGTGAGTACCGCACCGATCAGCCTGCGCTGA
- a CDS encoding sigma-54-dependent transcriptional regulator: protein MANSILIVEDDEILADNFCTYLQRRQFDVMVCSSAEDALPIIEAQHPDLVLTDYCLPGMSGCDLISRARAMDEQLKVIMITGHGNVQGAVEAMKAGASDYLTKPVALAELKLVVDKVLEARRQEQRLSFYQRREAQDSGLTGLIGDSEPMRTMKDMVRQVLAAEERMAGEDLPVVLIEGETGTGKELVARALHFDGARRKGPFVEFNCASIPSHLLEAELFGHEKGAFTDAKDRRVGLVEAADGGTLFLDEVGEIDLLLQAKLLKLLEDRTIRRLGSVRERKVNLRIISATNCNLEQMVQEGKFRRDLFFRLRIITIKVPPLRARSDDVLTLAEHFAAQHGKRYGKPGLRFSPEAKAVLRGYSWPGNVRELRNMLEQTVLLAPGTVIGPEQLTICRDLLAGAGVTEAAASMVTGGPLGLEDENMSLSDAERDLVVKVLGKTDWNISKSARMLGLTRDMLRYRIDKLGLERPDRHQH, encoded by the coding sequence ATGGCTAACAGCATTCTGATCGTCGAAGACGACGAGATCCTGGCCGACAACTTCTGCACCTACCTGCAACGGCGCCAGTTCGATGTCATGGTCTGCAGTTCGGCCGAGGATGCCCTGCCGATCATCGAGGCGCAGCACCCGGACCTGGTCCTCACCGACTATTGCTTGCCGGGTATGAGCGGTTGCGACCTGATCAGTCGTGCCCGGGCCATGGACGAGCAGCTCAAGGTCATCATGATCACCGGCCACGGTAACGTGCAGGGCGCGGTGGAGGCCATGAAGGCCGGCGCCAGCGACTACCTGACCAAACCGGTGGCCCTGGCCGAGCTCAAGCTGGTGGTGGACAAGGTGCTGGAGGCGCGCCGACAGGAACAACGGCTGTCGTTCTACCAGCGGCGTGAAGCCCAGGACTCCGGGCTCACCGGGCTGATCGGCGACTCCGAGCCGATGCGCACCATGAAGGACATGGTGCGCCAGGTGCTGGCCGCCGAAGAGCGCATGGCCGGCGAAGACCTGCCGGTGGTGCTGATCGAAGGCGAGACCGGCACCGGCAAGGAACTGGTGGCCCGTGCCCTGCACTTCGACGGCGCGCGCAGAAAGGGCCCCTTCGTCGAGTTCAACTGCGCGTCGATTCCGTCGCACCTGCTGGAGGCCGAACTCTTCGGCCACGAGAAGGGTGCCTTCACCGACGCCAAGGACCGTCGCGTCGGCCTGGTGGAAGCCGCGGACGGCGGCACCCTGTTCCTCGACGAGGTGGGCGAGATCGACCTGCTGCTCCAGGCCAAGCTGCTCAAGCTGCTGGAAGACCGCACCATCCGCCGCCTGGGTTCGGTGCGCGAGCGCAAGGTCAACCTGCGCATCATCAGCGCCACCAACTGCAACCTCGAACAGATGGTCCAGGAGGGCAAGTTCCGCCGCGACCTGTTCTTCCGCCTGCGCATCATCACCATCAAGGTGCCGCCGCTGCGCGCCCGCAGCGATGACGTCCTGACCCTGGCCGAGCACTTCGCCGCCCAGCACGGCAAGCGCTACGGCAAGCCGGGGCTGCGTTTCAGCCCGGAAGCCAAGGCCGTGCTCAGGGGCTACAGCTGGCCGGGCAACGTGCGTGAACTGCGCAACATGCTGGAACAGACCGTGCTGCTGGCGCCGGGCACTGTCATCGGCCCCGAGCAGCTCACTATCTGCCGAGACCTGCTGGCGGGCGCGGGCGTCACCGAGGCCGCCGCGTCCATGGTGACCGGCGGCCCGCTGGGGCTGGAAGACGAGAACATGAGCCTGTCCGACGCCGAACGCGACCTGGTGGTGAAGGTGCTGGGCAAGACCGACTGGAACATCTCGAAATCCGCCCGCATGCTCGGCCTCACCCGCGACATGCTGCGTTATCGCATCGACAAGCTGGGCCTGGAGCGCCCCGATCGTCACCAGCACTGA
- a CDS encoding LEA type 2 family protein has translation MRAVSPVALLLALLLLTGCAGFGQRDPLQVDLVGMEPIHGEGMEMRFNLKLRVQNPNESAIHYSGIALELDLNDLPLASGVSSQDGTVEGFGEKLIEVPVTISAFSVLRQTWNLAGGSPIQNVPYALRGKLGGGFWGTRRFSDAGVLSIPEPIDTP, from the coding sequence ATGCGCGCAGTCAGCCCCGTCGCCCTGCTGCTGGCCTTGCTGCTCCTGACCGGATGCGCCGGTTTTGGCCAGCGCGACCCCTTGCAGGTGGACCTGGTGGGCATGGAGCCGATCCACGGCGAGGGCATGGAAATGCGCTTCAACCTCAAGTTGCGGGTGCAGAACCCCAATGAAAGCGCGATCCATTACAGCGGCATCGCCCTGGAACTGGACCTCAACGACCTGCCGCTAGCCAGCGGCGTCAGCAGCCAGGACGGCACGGTAGAGGGTTTCGGGGAAAAGCTGATCGAAGTGCCCGTGACCATTTCCGCCTTCTCGGTGCTGCGCCAGACCTGGAACCTTGCCGGCGGAAGCCCGATCCAGAACGTCCCCTATGCCTTGCGCGGCAAACTGGGTGGCGGTTTCTGGGGAACCCGGCGCTTTTCCGATGCCGGCGTGTTGAGCATCCCCGAGCCCATCGACACGCCCTGA
- the cysC gene encoding adenylyl-sulfate kinase, with amino-acid sequence MSKATPYALALSARARASIKHQRPRCIWLTGLSGSGKSTLANALEVELNARGLHTYVLDGDNLRGGLCRDLGMSAEDRRENVRRIAEVARLMVDAGLVVIVSAISPFRADREAARQMFAPGEFSTVYVSTSFDACARRDPKGLYQAALEGRIRNFTGLDSPYEPPLDADWEVDTEATALPLAIHELLGFILSN; translated from the coding sequence ATGAGTAAGGCAACGCCCTATGCGCTGGCTCTTTCGGCACGGGCCAGGGCGTCGATCAAGCATCAGCGACCGCGCTGCATCTGGCTGACCGGCCTGTCCGGCTCGGGCAAGTCCACCTTGGCCAATGCGCTGGAAGTGGAACTCAACGCCCGTGGCCTGCACACCTATGTGCTGGATGGCGACAACCTGCGCGGCGGCCTGTGCCGGGATCTCGGCATGTCGGCAGAGGATCGCCGCGAGAACGTCCGGCGCATCGCCGAGGTGGCGCGGCTGATGGTGGATGCGGGGCTGGTGGTGATCGTCTCCGCCATCTCGCCGTTTCGCGCCGATCGCGAGGCGGCGCGGCAGATGTTCGCGCCGGGGGAGTTCTCCACTGTCTACGTCAGCACCTCGTTCGACGCTTGCGCCCGCCGCGACCCCAAAGGGCTGTACCAGGCGGCGCTGGAAGGGCGCATTCGTAACTTCACCGGCCTGGACAGCCCCTACGAGCCGCCACTCGATGCGGACTGGGAAGTGGACACCGAGGCGACCGCGCTGCCACTGGCGATCCACGAACTGCTCGGGTTCATCCTGAGCAACTGA
- a CDS encoding sodium:solute symporter family protein, whose product MLIWFVAVYLLVTVGVGFYASTRVKNSKDFAAGGRSMSFPLVAAMVFATWFGSEAVLGIPASFIEEGFAGIIEDPFGSFGCLMLVGLVFARPLYRMNLLTIGDFFRKRFGPNVEMITSLVIIGSYLGWVAAQLTALGLVFNVLSDGSITTTQGMLIGTGIVLLYTLFGGMWSVALTDFMQMIIIVVGLVYLTWLIGDMAGGADVVISHAASEGKFTFMHGFEPRDIVAFIGAAVTMMFGSIPQQDVYARVMSAKTENIAARASMTGAVFYLSFCMLPIFLTYAASLIDPAMVQKWLAEDSQMILPHLIMERTPLFAQIMFFGALLSAIMSTASGTLLAPSVTFTENVLKRFIPNMNDRQFLLAMRLSVIAMTIATSLFALYSDASIYEMVGNAYKVTLVAAVVPLFAGLFWKRATTQGALVAITLGLVSWIFLEATYAETDFWPPQLAGLLFSVLGMVVGSLLPQFVRSRAEIIGATPANA is encoded by the coding sequence ATGCTGATCTGGTTTGTTGCGGTATACCTGCTGGTCACCGTTGGTGTCGGTTTCTACGCGTCCACCCGTGTGAAAAACTCCAAGGACTTCGCGGCCGGCGGCCGGAGCATGTCCTTCCCCCTGGTCGCGGCGATGGTGTTCGCCACCTGGTTCGGCTCGGAAGCCGTGCTGGGTATTCCCGCGAGCTTCATCGAGGAAGGATTCGCCGGAATCATCGAGGATCCCTTCGGTTCCTTCGGTTGCCTGATGCTGGTGGGCCTGGTGTTCGCCCGTCCGCTGTACCGCATGAACCTGCTGACCATCGGCGACTTCTTCAGGAAGCGCTTCGGTCCGAACGTCGAGATGATCACCAGCCTGGTCATCATCGGTTCCTATCTGGGCTGGGTGGCTGCACAGCTCACCGCACTGGGCCTGGTGTTCAACGTGCTGTCCGATGGCTCCATCACCACCACCCAGGGCATGCTGATCGGCACCGGCATCGTGCTGCTCTACACCCTGTTCGGGGGTATGTGGTCCGTGGCCCTGACCGACTTCATGCAGATGATCATCATCGTCGTCGGCCTGGTGTACCTGACCTGGCTGATCGGTGACATGGCCGGTGGCGCCGACGTGGTGATCAGCCATGCCGCCAGCGAAGGCAAGTTCACATTCATGCACGGTTTCGAGCCGCGGGATATCGTCGCCTTCATCGGCGCGGCCGTGACCATGATGTTCGGTTCCATCCCGCAGCAGGACGTGTACGCCCGCGTGATGTCGGCCAAGACCGAGAACATCGCCGCCCGCGCTTCCATGACCGGCGCCGTGTTCTACCTGTCCTTCTGCATGTTGCCGATTTTCCTGACCTACGCCGCTTCGCTGATCGACCCGGCCATGGTGCAGAAGTGGCTGGCCGAAGACTCGCAGATGATCCTGCCGCACCTGATCATGGAGCGCACGCCGCTGTTCGCGCAGATCATGTTCTTCGGTGCGCTGCTGTCGGCCATCATGTCCACTGCCTCCGGCACCCTGCTGGCACCGTCGGTGACCTTCACCGAGAACGTGCTCAAGCGCTTCATCCCCAACATGAACGACCGTCAGTTCCTGCTGGCCATGCGCCTGAGCGTGATCGCGATGACCATCGCGACCTCGCTGTTCGCCCTGTACTCGGATGCGAGCATCTACGAGATGGTGGGCAACGCCTACAAGGTGACTCTGGTCGCTGCCGTGGTACCGCTGTTCGCCGGCCTGTTCTGGAAGCGCGCCACCACCCAGGGCGCCCTGGTCGCCATCACCCTCGGTCTGGTGTCCTGGATCTTCCTGGAAGCGACCTATGCCGAAACCGACTTCTGGCCGCCGCAACTGGCCGGCCTGCTGTTCAGTGTCCTGGGCATGGTCGTGGGCTCGTTGCTGCCGCAGTTCGTGCGCAGCCGTGCCGAGATCATCGGTGCGACTCCGGCTAACGCCTGA
- a CDS encoding sensor histidine kinase: MKMAMAAKPFNLFRWFSLVSLVIILAVAILLGSAATRFLMRESIDRDAMLSAQFIKSIADVEVIHGNFSPGLSLSEFLDKRVDGARLGVSHEQLVKSHEEFFDHIVRLPDVLLASVYAPDGMVIWSTRPELVGRHASSDSRLKEAIQSRSTVTVDRHGGERPVERYFLQAPKGLYLESFIPLQDSRGEVLSVIEIYKEPVDLIARMNRGLVLLWTATALGGAVIYLSLFWFVRHASRLVDDQQRQLVENETLALLGEMSTAVAHSLRNPLASIRSSAELALEVDPGPLHKNLGDIITQVDRMSKWVRELLMSARPLSGDQEPVDLTVALEETLSAYEPQIRHAGIELEWQTCQAPKVVSHPVLLQQLLGSVLSNAIEAMPRGGRLAICLESDARRRLLTLTISDTGSGMSPAMLEMAFKPFHTTKRGGLGVGLVLVRKIIERFGGDVSIDSRENAGTNVHLTFRATAGG, translated from the coding sequence ATGAAGATGGCGATGGCTGCCAAGCCCTTCAATCTGTTCCGCTGGTTTTCCCTGGTGAGCCTGGTGATCATCCTCGCGGTGGCCATTCTGCTCGGCTCGGCGGCAACCCGTTTTCTCATGCGCGAGAGCATCGACCGCGATGCCATGCTCAGCGCCCAGTTCATCAAATCCATTGCTGACGTCGAAGTCATCCACGGCAACTTCTCGCCGGGCTTGAGCCTCAGCGAGTTCCTCGACAAGCGCGTCGACGGCGCGCGCCTCGGCGTATCCCACGAGCAATTGGTGAAGTCCCACGAGGAATTCTTCGACCACATCGTGCGCTTGCCTGATGTGCTGCTGGCCAGCGTCTACGCGCCCGACGGCATGGTGATCTGGTCCACCCGCCCGGAACTGGTGGGCCGCCACGCGTCCAGCGACAGCCGCCTCAAGGAAGCCATCCAGTCCCGCAGCACCGTCACCGTCGACCGTCACGGCGGCGAGCGCCCGGTGGAGCGCTACTTCCTGCAGGCGCCCAAGGGGCTCTACCTGGAGAGCTTCATTCCGCTGCAGGACAGCCGGGGCGAAGTGCTCTCGGTCATCGAGATCTACAAGGAACCGGTGGACCTGATCGCCCGCATGAATCGCGGCCTCGTCCTGCTCTGGACCGCCACCGCGCTGGGTGGCGCGGTCATCTACCTCAGCCTGTTCTGGTTCGTCCGCCACGCCTCGCGCCTGGTGGACGACCAGCAGCGGCAACTGGTGGAAAACGAAACCCTGGCCCTGCTCGGCGAAATGTCCACCGCCGTCGCCCACAGCCTGCGCAACCCGCTGGCTTCCATTCGCTCCAGTGCCGAGCTGGCGCTGGAGGTGGACCCGGGGCCGCTGCACAAGAACCTGGGCGACATCATCACCCAGGTCGACCGCATGTCGAAGTGGGTGCGCGAGCTGCTGATGTCGGCCCGCCCGCTCTCCGGCGACCAGGAGCCGGTGGACCTCACGGTCGCCCTGGAAGAGACCCTCTCCGCCTACGAACCGCAGATCCGCCATGCCGGCATCGAACTGGAATGGCAGACCTGCCAGGCGCCCAAGGTGGTCAGCCACCCGGTGCTGCTGCAGCAACTGCTGGGCAGCGTGCTTTCCAACGCCATCGAAGCCATGCCGCGCGGCGGCCGCCTGGCCATCTGCCTGGAGTCGGATGCGCGCCGCCGGCTACTCACCCTGACCATCAGCGACACCGGCAGCGGCATGTCGCCGGCCATGCTGGAGATGGCTTTCAAACCCTTCCACACCACCAAGCGTGGCGGCCTGGGCGTCGGCCTGGTGCTGGTGCGCAAGATCATCGAGCGCTTCGGTGGCGACGTCAGCATCGACAGCCGGGAGAACGCCGGCACCAACGTGCACCTGACTTTCAGGGCCACGGCAGGGGGATGA
- a CDS encoding arylamine N-acetyltransferase family protein, whose product MYALTPQQTEAYLRHLDTPAPQRPDLASLNRLIAAHQQRVAFENVDVLLDRPIRIDADAVFAKVVERGRGGYCYELNNLFARLLLALGFEVELLGGRVRWGLPLDAPQTMLSHLMLRVLLPEGPHLADVGFGSATPWRAVPLDGPMPDDLPYRLSPQGDGTGEVQLENFRAETGWAACYRFGAEVNAWVDCIPRNWYTATHPDSVFRKMLMTARSEGEWRLTLANGSLNRRHRDGRLESRKIEDAAELVGVLQNDFLLNLTDDEIEPLRLRLAGLLEG is encoded by the coding sequence ATGTACGCGCTGACCCCGCAGCAGACCGAGGCCTATCTGCGCCACCTGGACACCCCCGCTCCGCAGCGTCCCGACCTCGCCAGCCTGAATCGGCTGATCGCCGCCCACCAGCAACGGGTGGCTTTCGAGAACGTCGATGTCCTGCTCGACCGCCCCATACGCATCGACGCCGATGCTGTGTTCGCCAAGGTGGTGGAGCGTGGCCGCGGCGGTTACTGCTACGAGCTGAACAACCTCTTCGCGCGCCTGCTGCTCGCCCTCGGTTTCGAGGTCGAACTACTGGGTGGCCGGGTGCGCTGGGGCCTGCCACTGGACGCCCCGCAGACCATGCTCTCCCACCTGATGCTGCGCGTGCTGCTGCCGGAAGGTCCGCACCTGGCGGATGTCGGTTTCGGCTCCGCCACCCCCTGGCGCGCCGTCCCCCTCGACGGGCCGATGCCCGATGACCTGCCTTATCGGCTGAGCCCCCAGGGCGACGGCACGGGCGAAGTGCAATTGGAGAACTTCCGCGCCGAGACGGGCTGGGCGGCCTGCTACCGCTTCGGCGCAGAGGTGAACGCCTGGGTCGATTGCATCCCGCGCAACTGGTACACCGCCACCCACCCCGACAGCGTTTTCCGCAAGATGCTGATGACCGCCCGCAGCGAGGGCGAATGGCGCCTGACCCTGGCCAATGGCAGCCTCAACAGGCGCCACCGCGACGGTCGCCTGGAAAGCCGCAAGATCGAAGATGCCGCCGAGTTGGTCGGCGTGCTGCAGAACGACTTCCTGCTGAATCTCACCGATGACGAGATCGAGCCGCTGCGACTGCGCCTGGCCGGCCTGCTGGAAGGCTGA
- a CDS encoding outer membrane protein OmpK encodes MNRALSSLMLAGGLLAAGNALADGPLLWQDNSLTYLYGQNFQINPETQQTFTFEHASGWTFGDLFIFVDQINYNGEEDANLGKNTYYGEISPRLSFGKMFDQQLEFGPISDVLLAATYERGENRNQNYLLGPGFDLKVPGFDYFQLNFYYRKPDGITNNPSGQWQVTPVWSYTIPVGNSDVVIDGFMDWVWNNKDATSDRPNDLHANLHFNPQIKYDLGKAMGWSAVKHFYVGIEYDYWKNKYAIDDNSFLGDEILGGTDQNTFSLLAKVHF; translated from the coding sequence ATGAATCGCGCTCTTTCTTCCCTGATGCTCGCCGGCGGCCTGCTGGCGGCCGGCAACGCCCTGGCCGACGGCCCCCTGCTGTGGCAGGACAACAGCCTGACCTACCTGTACGGCCAGAATTTCCAGATCAACCCGGAAACCCAGCAGACCTTCACCTTCGAGCACGCCAGCGGCTGGACCTTCGGCGACCTGTTCATCTTCGTCGACCAGATCAACTACAACGGCGAGGAAGACGCGAACCTGGGCAAGAACACCTACTACGGTGAAATCTCCCCGCGCCTGTCCTTCGGCAAGATGTTCGACCAGCAGCTGGAATTCGGCCCCATCAGCGACGTGCTGCTGGCCGCCACCTACGAGCGTGGCGAGAACCGTAACCAGAACTACCTGCTCGGCCCGGGCTTCGACCTCAAGGTCCCCGGCTTCGACTACTTCCAGTTGAACTTCTACTACCGCAAGCCCGACGGCATCACCAACAACCCGTCCGGCCAGTGGCAGGTCACCCCGGTGTGGTCCTACACCATTCCGGTGGGTAACTCCGACGTCGTCATCGACGGTTTCATGGACTGGGTGTGGAACAACAAGGACGCCACCTCCGACCGTCCGAACGACCTGCACGCCAACCTGCACTTCAACCCGCAGATCAAGTACGACCTGGGCAAGGCCATGGGCTGGAGCGCGGTTAAGCACTTCTACGTCGGCATCGAGTACGACTACTGGAAGAACAAGTACGCCATCGACGACAACAGCTTCCTCGGCGACGAGATCCTCGGCGGCACCGACCAGAACACCTTCAGCCTGCTGGCCAAGGTGCACTTCTGA
- a CDS encoding phytanoyl-CoA dioxygenase family protein produces the protein MSTAARLDALHEQGFTLLPGVLDATSVATLRQLMDQLQPVHWDYLGLLDDHFKCVFNRGPEWLPWLDLPGVIDLAEAALGEDCHVIGQTAWRCHPGFIGAELHLDHLAMELPESLLADPSFKLPIQVCTAHLYLDDIDADLCPTLVIPGSHRAGRKPRSGEPHWHGKAAEPVLCQAGDVLMFRSELWHAGSRNRTHDRSRYLLQVHYGRRMVAQKFSPYLDFRFNPQVLAACTPRQRRLLGDHEAAEYD, from the coding sequence ATGTCCACCGCCGCCCGCCTCGATGCCCTGCACGAGCAGGGCTTCACCCTCCTCCCCGGCGTGCTCGACGCCACCTCCGTCGCCACCCTGCGCCAGCTGATGGACCAACTCCAGCCCGTCCACTGGGACTATCTCGGGCTGCTGGACGATCACTTCAAGTGTGTGTTCAACCGGGGGCCGGAATGGCTGCCCTGGCTCGACCTGCCCGGCGTGATCGACCTGGCCGAAGCGGCACTGGGTGAGGATTGCCATGTGATTGGGCAGACCGCCTGGCGCTGCCATCCGGGCTTCATTGGCGCCGAGTTGCACCTGGATCACCTGGCGATGGAGCTGCCGGAAAGCCTGCTGGCCGATCCGTCATTCAAGCTGCCGATTCAGGTCTGCACCGCGCACCTGTACCTCGACGATATCGACGCCGACCTCTGCCCTACCCTGGTGATCCCCGGCAGCCACCGCGCCGGCCGCAAACCCCGGTCCGGAGAACCCCATTGGCACGGCAAAGCGGCCGAGCCCGTGCTGTGCCAGGCGGGCGATGTGCTGATGTTCCGCAGCGAGCTCTGGCACGCCGGCAGCCGCAATCGCACCCACGACCGCAGCCGCTACCTGCTGCAGGTGCACTACGGACGGCGCATGGTGGCGCAGAAGTTCTCGCCCTACCTGGACTTCCGTTTCAACCCGCAGGTGCTCGCGGCCTGCACGCCGCGCCAGCGCCGGCTGCTGGGCGACCACGAAGCTGCCGAGTACGACTGA